A DNA window from Plasmodium brasilianum strain Bolivian I chromosome 12, whole genome shotgun sequence contains the following coding sequences:
- a CDS encoding NOC3 domain-containing protein — translation MLAKMKLKKKKNEEDEMGKSELGVRTFNIEVSEKIRRENFNLPKIKRNGMLTYEDNNDDDNDNDDDEIGNRTEEQKKRKSKKIEREKLKLRKMLDKIKKKKKEKIVKSPIEEEMLKISNKMKHLHDIKNEIATISNSIIGDQNLNIDKMNLLFYIFNESLKRKKELSKNWDDNRSDNNSSSGNSNSNINSKSKSSNMRNDNNTSGSIAVKKKIKYYEHINLLSCISICTVLKYITPSYKILKTDYQKNDKSGNTKFNNHNSSNGLMINYKKKSYMQGNSYSNIVQTVNMLEKNTVKYFKDFCVILKGNIRDNITVYVNLLCDIVTVNLNLSKDEKLFEYLLLYSNIQTYSMKKYNRTQVKNKKMKGKHKINCDILCMKCLNTVKEIIDNDNNLSITLYLIDHFVNIFFKKEKYISPNLLKIFSKICIGEKKMNAKLYSMDDIGNAENNEVNKELRIKTNISGELKIMEKNIEKILDQLFLVYLCILREYNKYSTPLVKNVLHAISYYALYVNKILMDDVFKEIKSLATANSNNITRSGNSGCFGVNVVSGVSGNSNSRDNRKIVPSCLILTSIHIFLETLNKVNDSIYIDCSWIAVSLLNLLESAIPFLHSGSAYFLLEQRNFMYNSFQDCSKFSSYLPSAKEDHTVTSGKGQISANRLNENNCLENKWNKEIGREEKYNFCSELLYCIDLLLKTKNFTYNYNNFKSTNNQLLSRIVYQLCTISLHADYVISFSILKLVQNILIKYPLVKPVVEKEGTVIFLMNDTLSTFFQNTLFHSCFFNDISSLAMDISLNDSNEEYTTTLQNYIHQNKSDIQNKIINLNFNLNEQKIINRENFEKYDPYDVFYKNTQKHFRGLCQADIGKNFKNVYMDDNFFLSRKSPSAGVTLDTNASISVNQLPPYMLTAIDFIEIVFSPYEELIKYFQKEQGEKENIHHFDNAHTKGYPNSVKSYNDQKHNRMYRKTKGKNIHKKKGRRRIYNTAKTVPRIHILSILEYLQKNCSKPIV, via the exons ATGTTGGCAAAAAtgaaactaaaaaaaaagaaaaatgaggAAGACGAAATGGGGAAGAGCGAATTAGGAGTAAGGACGTTTAATATAGAAGTGAGCGAAAAAATTAGaagagaaaattttaatttaccaaaaataaaaagaaatggaaTGTTAACATACGaagataataatgatgatgataatgacaatgatgatgatgagaTAGGCAACAGGACGGaagaacaaaagaaaagaaaaagtaaaaaaatagaaagagaaaaattaaaattaagaaaaatgttagataagataaaaaaaaaaaaaaaagagaaaatagtTAAAAGTCCAATAGAAGAAGAGATGCTGAAAATTTcgaataaaatgaaacatcttcatgatattaaaaatgagaTAGCAACAATTTCAAATAGTATTATAGGGGACCAGAATCTTAACAttgataaaatgaatttgctattttatatttttaatgaaagcttaaaaagaaaaaaggagttATCCAAAAATTGGGACGATAATAGAAGCGACAATAATAGCAGTAGCggtaacagtaacagtaacattaacagtaaaagtaaaagtaGTAACATGCGTAATGACAATAACACTAGTGGCAGTATTGcagttaagaaaaaaatcaagtattatgaacatataaacCTCTTAAGCTGCATATCTATATGCACAgttctaaaatatataactccatcatataaaattttaaagacggattatcaaaaaaatgacaaaagtGGAAACACCAAATTTAACAATCATAATAGTAGTAACGGCTTAATGATAAACTACAagaaaaaatcatatatgCAAGGAAACAGTTACTCCAATATTGTGCAAACTGTAAACatgttagaaaaaaatacggtaaaatattttaaagatttctgtgtaatattaaaaggaaatatacGTGACAACATAACtgtttatgtaaatttattatgtgATATAGTAACAGTTAATTTAAACTTGTCTaaagatgaaaaattatttgaatatcttttattatattccaatatacaaacatacagtATGAAGAAGTATAATAGAACACAagttaagaataaaaagatgAAGGGAAAGCACAAGATTAACTGTGACATACTTTGTATGAAATGCTTAAATACtgttaaagaaataatagataatgataataatttatctattacattatatttaatagatcattttgtaaatattttttttaaaaaagaaaaatatattagtcCTAAcctcttaaaaatattttcaaaaatatgtataggggagaaaaagatgaatgcaaaattatattctatGGACGATATAGGAAATGCGGAAAATAACGAAGTGAATAAGgaattaagaataaaaacaaatataagtGGGGAGCtaaaaataatggaaaaaaatatagaaaaaatattagatcAACTATTTTTGgtttatttgtgtatattaaGAGAGTATAACAAATATTCTACGCCACTTGTAAAAAATGTGCTGCACGCTATTTCGTATTATgcattatatgtaaataagaTACTCATGGATGAtgtttttaaagaaattaagAGTTTGGCTACGGCAAATAGTAACAATATCACTCGTAGCGGAAATAGCGGTTGCTTTGGCGTTAACGTTGTTAGCGGAGTTAGCGGCAATAGTAACAGTAGGGACAATAGAAAAATTGTTCCCAGCTGCCTCATACTTACATCTATCCATATATTTCTTGAAACATTAAATAAAGTTAATGATAGCATATACATTGATTGTTCATGGATTGCTGTTTCTCTTTTGAATTTGCTGGAGTCAGCCATTCCCTTCTTGCACAGTGGTTCAGCCTACTTCTTATTAGAACAGagaaattttatgtataatagtTTTCAAGATTGCAGTAAATTTTCTAGCTATTTACCCAGTGCCAAGGAGGATCATACAGTGACAAGTGGAAAAGGGCAGATTAGTGCAAACCGATTAAACGAAAATAATTGTTTAGAAAACAAGTGGAATAAAGAAATAGGGagagaagaaaaatacaatttttgcTCTGAGCTGTTATATTGTATTGATTTATTActaaaaactaaaaattttacatataattataataattttaaatctACTAATAATCAGTTATTATCCCGAATAGTGTACCAGCTGTGTACTATTTCTCTACATGCAGATTATGTAATatcattttctattttaaaaCTTGTTCAGAATATTTTGATTAAATACCCGTTAGTTAAGCCTGTTGTAGAAAAAGAAGGTACAGTCATATTTCTTATGAATGATACCTTATCAaccttttttcaaaatactttatttcattcatgtttttttaatgatatatcaTCTCTAGCCATGGACATATCATTGAATGACTCTAATGAGGAATACACTACAACACTGCAAAATTACATTCATCAAAATAAATCTGacatacaaaataaaattattaatctTAACTTTAATTTGAacgaacaaaaaataataaacagaGAAAATTTTGAGAAATATGACCCATACGATGTattctataaaaatacacaaaaacACTTTAGAGGTTTATGTCAAGCTGATATTGGgaaaaactttaaaaatgtttatatggatgataatttttttttgtctcgAAAAAGTCCAAGTGCAGGCGTAACGTTAGACACTAATGCAAGCATATCTGTTAATCAACTACCTCCATATATGTTAACAGCAATTGATTTTATTGAGATAGTTTTTTCTCCTTACgaagaattaataaaatattttcagaAGGAACAgggggaaaaagaaaatatccATCATTTTGACAACGCACATACAAAGGGTTACCCTAATTCTGTGAAGAGTTATAATGACCAAAAGCACAATAGAATGTATAGGAAAACAAAGgggaaaaatattcataaaaagaaGGGGCGCAGAAG AATTTATAATACGGCAAAAACGGTCCCACGAATACACATTTTATCAATACTGGAATATctacaaaaaaattgtagTAAACCAATTGTATGA
- a CDS encoding 60S ribosome subunit biogenesis protein NIP7 — translation MRPLNDQETMLVFKKLSKFLGNNLLSMLSYNNEEYVLRADIAKQAKSINKNSLMSLGTCLGKFTKANNFFLKITSLSLLSEFCIHKIWLKESGEKSFLFGNNVIKSHLLKISDNIKKGDGVMVLSMNDNPIGFGVSMRNTQDIKILNVMDIILIHQGDIGEYLRSEETI, via the exons atgaggcCGTTAAATGACCAAGAAACTATGCTAGTTTTTAAAAAGCTTTCGAAATT ctTAGGGAATAATTTGTTAAGTATGTTGTCTTACAATAATGAAGAATATGTTTTAAG GGCGGACATAGCTAAGCAAGCCAAAtccataaataaaaactcattg ATGTCCTTGGGAACATGCCTTGGAAAATTTACGAaagcaaataatttttttttaaaaattacttcCTTATCTCTTTTAAGCGAATTTTGCATTCATAAAATTTGGTTAAAGGAATCCGGAGAAAAAAGCTTTTTATTTGGAAACAATGTCATTAAA agtcatttattaaaaataagtgacaatataaaaaaaggagatgGTGTAATGGTTTTATCAATGAACGATAATCCAATAGGATTTGGTGTATCTATGAGAAATACACAGGAcatcaaaattttaaatgttatggacattatattaattcatcAG GGTGATATTGGAGAATATTTAAGAAGTGAAGAAACTATATAA